GTCACGGCCCCTCACCCAGAGCTGGTGAGGGtaggccggcgaccctcgctggcAATGGATAAGTCTGAACTTCCCTTGTCTATCTTAGGTGCACGACTTTAGTGGCGAGTGATAACTTTGATTGACTCGATACGGAATGGTGCCAATCTCCTGTGATttatcatttcttcttttcttgaatgGTTTCTAGTATATGTAGTTACAATCCGAGTACAAGTTGTCAAGTATGCATCGTTGCATTGATCTACCTTCTGTTGTGCAATATACTGTTTGATCTAGTGTGATGGTCCTCTTCGATTTCTGACTTTTTAGTATATTACGAGGGAAAATAATTTGTTGGGTCCCTTCTTACTCGTTTTGTGATGGCCCTTATTTTACCATTGCAAAAGAATATTGGcctaaaaaaatctattttccAGGTGAACAATGCTGGTGTTGGCGGAGCCATTGTCGACGCTGATGCATTGAGAGCTTCCGGCATTGGAACGGTATGCTCTCAGTTTCTCTTACCATGGTGCTGCTCAAAAGGAAATCCAATTTGAACATTAATTGGCTTGGCCATTGGGGGCGCCAGTTGCTGCTTGAAGTTCATAGCAAAGAAGGCTCTATCATACCACTTGTTATACGAAACAAGCGATAGAACGTAATAAtgaacagaacaagaaaataggtTGACCACTGTATTTACGTGTTTTTGATCAATGCGACCTATTCTACTGGAAAAAGGGCACAAGATTGCACTACAAATCAAACGATACAAGTTACTAATAGAGATTAAagcacactcgagtcactcaaacactcaaTATTTCCCAAATCTCAATTACATGTAATAACTCATACATTGTTTAGCCATCCATATTTCTTGCCAAATAATCTCTGAATCTCactaagaaattgataattcttTTTACAAGATCTCTTGGCTTCAAACGCTCTAGGCCTCTCTCATTAAAACCCACGAAGACAACGAACTGGTCGTAATTCCATCAAGAGTCCACTGTCATAAACCACAACTTATACTCAAGACTTGGATTTCTACTTTGTTTGGATTTCTTTCCTGTGCTCAAACCTAAAACATGATTCTAATGTCACTATGGTCTTTTTAGCTAACTTCTTCTATGAGATGGCCCAGTGGGCCCCCTAGGAAttaaaaatgcattttatgATAGTTCATAAGATTTTCTATTTGATGATGCAGAAGGAAGTCGATTGGAGTAAAATTTTGACGGAGACCTATGAATTGACTGAAGAGTGCCTGAACATTAACTATTATGGTGCCAAAAGGATGGTCGACGCATTCATTGGCCTCCTCCAACCATCAGACTTGCCCACGATTGTCAATGTTTCCTCGTCGATGGGGAAGCTAGAGGTAAGAAGTATCAAAGTTTATAATTTCAAAGGTACTTCTCAGTAGCGTAGGAATGGAAAATTTACTCTCGAGCTCTCGAATTTGATGCAAAGCGTCATTTCTGCAAGAGAACACTACAATGAGACGGATCAAGCTTAAGCCAGACTTGTTTGCTTGATATAGGTCTCGCGAGAGTTGGATATCGCATTTAAAAAGCAATAGAGATTTCTCACAGTGCTTTCAATAGCATGAATGAATTCTCTCAGATCCCTTTTTGCTGTTAAACACAAGTGAAATGTGTTCCGTGAATTCATTGCTTTCATGTTAATCTTCCATTATTAAACCATCGAAATGCCGTTCCATAGTTGTATCGTTGCCAGTGAATAACATTTCGATCATCTTGTAACCTTGTGATTAGAATTTACCGGAGGGCTTGGCTAGAGAAGTATTTAGCAATGCCGAAAGCCTCACAGAAGGAAAAGTGGACGAGGTATTAAAGGAGTTTCTAAACAATTTTCAACAAGGTTCTCTAAGGACCAAAGGCTGGCCTGTTGATGTATGTGCCTATAGAGTCTCTAAAATGGCCTTGAACGCGTACACAAGGATTATAGCAGCAAAGCACCCCACGTTCCGTATAAATTGCATC
The sequence above is drawn from the Rhodamnia argentea isolate NSW1041297 chromosome 9, ASM2092103v1, whole genome shotgun sequence genome and encodes:
- the LOC115755571 gene encoding (+)-neomenthol dehydrogenase-like, producing MADATEKRYAVVTGANKGVGFAVCKLLASKGIVVVLTARDEKRGLEAIDKLKLDRDLSDNVIFHQLDVSDPASVSALADFVKHKFGKLDILVNNAGVGGAIVDADALRASGIGTKEVDWSKILTETYELTEECLNINYYGAKRMVDAFIGLLQPSDLPTIVNVSSSMGKLENLPEGLAREVFSNAESLTEGKVDEVLKEFLNNFQQGSLRTKGWPVDVCAYRVSKMALNAYTRIIAAKHPTFRINCICPGFVKTDINCNTGVLTPEEGAEGPVSLALLPNGGPSGRFFQGTKEATF